One window of the Populus trichocarpa isolate Nisqually-1 chromosome 9, P.trichocarpa_v4.1, whole genome shotgun sequence genome contains the following:
- the LOC7494255 gene encoding actin-depolymerizing factor 5 has translation MAMAFKMATTGMWVTDECKNSFHQMKWKRVHRYIVFKIDEKSRLVTVDKVGGPGESYDDLAASLPDDDCRYAVFDFDFVTVDNCRKSKIFFIAWAPPASRIRAKMLYATSKDGLRRVLEGIHYELQATDPTEMGFDLIRDRAK, from the exons ATGGCGATGGCTTTCAAGATG GCAACAACTGGCATGTGGGTGACTGATGAGTGCAAGAATTCATTCCATCAAATGAAATGGAAGAGAGTTCATAGGTACATAGTGTTCAAGATTGATGAGAAGTCAAGGTTGGTCACCGTGGACAAGGTTGGTGGCCCTGGTGAGAGCTATGATGATCTTGCTGCTTCATTACCGGATGATGATTGCAGATATGCTGTGTTTGATTTCGATTTTGTCACTGTTGATAATTGCCGGAAGAGCAAGATCTTCTTCATTGCATG GGCTCCACCAGCATCAAGAATCAGAGCAAAAATGCTTTATGCAACTTCCAAGGATGGATTAAGGAGAGTGCTTGAAGGCATCCACTATGAACTCCAAGCAACCGACCCAACTGAGATGGGGTTCGATTTGATTAGGGACCGAGCCAAATAA
- the LOC7472128 gene encoding 26S proteasome non-ATPase regulatory subunit 4 homolog encodes MVLEATMICIDNSEWMRNGDYSPSRFQAQADAVNLLCGAKTQSNPENTVGILTMAGKQVRVLTTLTSDLGKILSCMHGLEVGGEMNLSAGIQVAQLALKHRQNKNQQQRIIVFAGSPIKYDKKMLETIGKKLKKNNVSLDIVDFGEEEDGKPEKLEALFAAVNSNDSSHIVHIPPGGTAISDALMNTPVFTGDGEGGSGFAAAAAAAAAGGGDFDFGVDPNLDPELALALRVSMEEERARQEAAAKRAADEAARQEKGEEPSSKSQDTTMVDKAAEATNSAADPMDEVNALLQQAIALSMENPVSDPSVRDSEMAEATNDDQDLAMALQMSIQETAKDSSSQSDMSKALEDQSFVSSVLASLPGVDPNDPSVKELLASFQGQSESGQKKEEDKPPSDDK; translated from the exons ATGGTTCTCGAG GCGACTATGATATGCATCGACAACTCAGAATGGATGCGAAACGGCGATTACTCTCCTTCTCGCTTTCAAGCTCAAGCTGATGCTGTTAATCTCTTATGCGGCGCTAAAACCCAA TCGAATCCAGAGAATACAGTCGGGATATTAACAATGGCCGGCAAACAAGTTCGGGTTTTGACTACTCTGACTAGTGATCTGGGCAAGATTTTGTCTTGTATGCACG gtCTTGAAGTGGGTGGTGAGATGAATCTATCAGCAGGAATTCAGGTTGCACAACTAGCTCTTAAGCATcgtcaaaacaaaaatcagcAGCAAAGAATAATAGTTTTTGCCGGAAG TCCTATCAAATATGACAAGAAAATGTTGGAGACCATagggaagaaattaaagaagaacAATGTATCTCTAGATATTGTTGATTTTGGTGAAGAAGAGGATGGGAAACCGGAGAAGTTGGAGGCTCTCTTCGCTGCTGTCAATAGCAATGACAGTAGCCATATAGTTCACATTCCTCCTGGTGGAACTGCTATTTCTGATGCTCTGATGAA CACACCTGTATTCACTGGAGATGGGGAAGGAGGAAGTGGTTTTGCTGCAGCAGCTGCAGCGGCTGCAGCTGGTGGTGGTGACTTTGATTTTGGCGTAGATCCTAATTTAGACCCAGAGCTGGCTCTTGCCCTTAGAGTTTCTATGGAAGAGGAGAGAGCTAGGCAAGAAGCTGCTGCAAAAAGGGCTGCTGATGAAGCTGCTAGAcaagaaaagggagaagaaCCATCATCCAAATCACAGGATACAACAATGGTCGACAAGGCTGCTGAAGCAACTAACAGTGCTGCTGATCCAATG GATGAAGTGAATGCATTGCTTCAGCAGGCTATTGCACTGTCAATGGAAAACCCTGTATCCGATCCCTCTGTCCGTGATTCTGAAATGGCAGAGGCAACTAATGACGATCAAGATTTGGCTATGG CTCTTCAGATGTCCATTCAGGAAACCGCAAAAGATTCATCAAGTCAGTCAGACATGAGCAAGGCACTGGAGGATCAGTCTTTTGTGTCATCTGTCCTTGCATCA CTTCCAGGAGTTGATCCTAACGATCCCTCAGTGAAGGAGCTGCTAGCATCTTTCCAAGGCCAATCTGAG TCTGGACAAAAGAAGGAGGAAGATAAGCCACCAAGTGATGACAAGTGA